One genomic segment of Rhizorhabdus phycosphaerae includes these proteins:
- a CDS encoding CaiB/BaiF CoA-transferase family protein, which produces MSRQEKGLSAEGPLDGLLVVDLLGAGLGKIGRIFADLGARVLSPDWDGRDVPAVAGNAALTAEVANAGKQRVWLDETAAARTTQWIELLADADLLLLPSPLPVDVGMNAEELDAALPTRAVRMTVSPFGLWNAHSDWQATDPVLHALSSELSRSGVAGRAPLLPPGELALECAMSQGAFVAMSALFAAQRTGQGDRIDFSLLDGAVQALDPGFGIAGSATLGRSAAALPPGRPAAGTLYPIHSCADGKVRICVLAPRQWQNMFRWMGSPPAFAGPEFNRLDVRQASAPLQEAMADFFAVRTKADLVAEGAARGVPISAVLTLEECLATDHVQARGVLVEAALADGRRLRLPKSPIAFGAAPGGADAGIAARRPAATAARPTPELPLTGLKVLDLGVIVVGGEQGRLLADLGADVVKVESAAFPDGTRHSYLPTGLSVGFAAGHRNKRSLGLDLRHPDGKALFLRLAAEADVILSNFKPGTMEALGFDHATIATVNPGIVMIDSSAFGSDGPWAARMGYGPLVRAASGLTSKWCYPDDPSAHSDAVTIYPDHSAARYGAIATLALLHRRTKTGRGGTASISQLDVMLDHFSAEIAARAAGAEGWEEPVDAPWGVFQAQGDDQWCVVTVRQDADWRALAAVMGRTDWLEDEDLSQRAGRLRRRAEIEAGLAAWMLAQDAEAAMRLLQEAGVPAAQMLRIADLPGFSYYRQRGLFRVDRHPYLEEDVIAERFHAHSRNVRALPAMPAPLMGQHSAEVVQHWLGLSVAETEVLFASGVLQGVDPAIEQMLAAGLGRGERSPA; this is translated from the coding sequence ATGAGTCGCCAGGAAAAAGGTCTGTCGGCGGAAGGGCCGCTCGACGGTCTTTTGGTCGTCGACCTGCTGGGTGCAGGGTTGGGCAAGATCGGCCGCATCTTCGCCGATCTCGGCGCGCGGGTGCTGTCGCCGGACTGGGACGGCCGCGACGTGCCCGCTGTCGCCGGCAATGCGGCGCTGACGGCAGAGGTCGCGAACGCCGGGAAACAGCGCGTGTGGCTGGACGAGACTGCGGCCGCCCGCACGACGCAATGGATCGAACTGCTGGCCGATGCCGATCTGCTGCTGCTGCCAAGCCCCCTGCCCGTGGACGTCGGCATGAACGCGGAGGAACTGGACGCTGCGCTTCCCACAAGAGCCGTCCGCATGACGGTCAGCCCGTTCGGGCTCTGGAATGCGCATAGCGACTGGCAGGCGACGGATCCCGTACTTCACGCCCTGTCGAGCGAGCTTTCGCGATCGGGAGTGGCGGGACGCGCTCCGCTGCTACCGCCGGGAGAGCTGGCGCTCGAATGCGCTATGTCGCAAGGCGCTTTCGTCGCGATGTCTGCGCTCTTTGCGGCGCAGCGGACAGGGCAGGGAGACCGGATCGATTTCTCGCTTCTCGACGGCGCGGTGCAGGCGCTCGATCCGGGATTCGGGATAGCGGGCAGCGCCACGCTCGGGCGCTCGGCCGCAGCGCTTCCCCCGGGGCGTCCGGCTGCCGGGACCCTCTATCCGATCCATAGCTGCGCCGATGGGAAAGTCCGCATCTGCGTCCTCGCGCCGCGCCAGTGGCAGAACATGTTCCGCTGGATGGGCTCGCCGCCCGCCTTTGCCGGGCCGGAGTTCAATCGCCTCGACGTGCGCCAGGCGTCCGCACCATTGCAGGAGGCGATGGCGGACTTCTTCGCCGTCCGCACGAAGGCGGATCTCGTGGCCGAGGGGGCGGCGCGAGGAGTGCCGATCTCCGCCGTGCTCACACTCGAGGAGTGTCTGGCGACCGATCATGTCCAGGCGCGGGGCGTGCTTGTGGAAGCCGCGCTGGCCGACGGACGTCGCCTGCGGCTTCCGAAAAGCCCGATCGCATTCGGTGCGGCACCCGGCGGGGCGGATGCCGGCATTGCAGCGCGCCGGCCTGCAGCCACCGCGGCACGTCCGACGCCGGAATTGCCGCTGACCGGCCTGAAGGTGCTCGATCTGGGGGTGATCGTCGTCGGAGGAGAGCAGGGGCGGCTGCTCGCCGATCTGGGTGCCGACGTCGTCAAGGTCGAGAGCGCGGCCTTTCCCGACGGCACGCGGCACAGCTATCTGCCGACGGGATTGTCGGTCGGCTTCGCGGCGGGCCACCGCAACAAGCGCAGCCTGGGCCTCGACCTGCGGCATCCGGACGGCAAGGCGCTGTTTCTGCGCCTTGCTGCGGAAGCCGATGTAATCCTGTCCAATTTCAAGCCGGGCACGATGGAGGCCCTTGGCTTCGATCATGCGACGATCGCGACGGTCAATCCCGGCATCGTGATGATCGACAGCAGCGCGTTCGGATCGGACGGCCCCTGGGCGGCGCGGATGGGCTATGGCCCGCTGGTGCGCGCGGCGTCGGGCCTTACCAGCAAATGGTGCTATCCCGACGATCCTTCGGCCCATAGCGATGCGGTCACCATCTATCCGGATCATTCGGCGGCGCGCTATGGCGCCATCGCGACCCTGGCTCTGCTGCATCGACGCACGAAGACCGGGCGCGGCGGCACGGCATCGATCTCGCAGCTCGATGTGATGCTCGACCACTTCTCGGCGGAGATCGCGGCCCGTGCGGCCGGAGCGGAGGGCTGGGAAGAGCCCGTCGACGCGCCCTGGGGCGTGTTTCAGGCACAGGGCGACGACCAGTGGTGCGTCGTGACCGTCCGGCAGGATGCGGACTGGCGCGCGCTGGCGGCAGTCATGGGACGAACCGATTGGCTGGAGGACGAGGATCTGTCCCAGCGCGCCGGCCGGCTCCGTCGACGGGCGGAGATAGAGGCCGGTCTGGCTGCCTGGATGCTGGCACAGGACGCCGAAGCAGCGATGCGGCTGTTGCAGGAGGCGGGTGTCCCAGCCGCGCAGATGCTGCGTATCGCCGATCTTCCGGGCTTTTCCTATTATCGGCAGCGCGGCTTGTTTCGCGTCGATCGCCATCCCTATCTCGAGGAAGACGTGATCGCCGAGCGGTTTCACGCGCACTCCCGGAATGTTCGAGCCTTGCCTGCCATGCCAGCGCCGCTGATGGGCCAGCATAGCGCAGAAGTGGTCCAGCATTGGCTGGGACTGTCGGTGGCGGAGACGGAGGTGCTGTTCGCCTCCGGTGTCCTGCAGGGCGTGGATCCGGCGATCGAGCAAATGCTCGCCGCCGGGCTCGGGCGGGGCGAGCGATCACCGGCCTAG
- a CDS encoding DUF1134 domain-containing protein — protein sequence MFKNMTLGFSAAIAMAMSATAQAQVRTMDPNQASDLAAVPASEANYGTTVSAPASAPAMDPAGEPAPGDMAPAADAVRVEGGAMPNSTRAQAVEAVEGGTYAQDDVLSAAEGTFGKGAQGLAKLIEKIFAEQGKPNAYIAGREAGGAVIVGVRYGSGTLFHKVEGQQPIYWTGPSLGFDLGANGAKSFVLVYNLYDSADIFQRFPAVEGTAYVIGGFTATYLRRGDVVLIPIRLGVGWRLGVNVGYMNFTKKSKMLPF from the coding sequence ATGTTCAAGAACATGACGCTGGGTTTCAGCGCGGCGATTGCCATGGCGATGTCGGCGACGGCCCAGGCGCAGGTCCGGACGATGGATCCGAACCAGGCGAGCGATCTTGCCGCCGTGCCGGCCAGCGAAGCCAATTACGGAACGACCGTCAGCGCACCTGCTTCGGCCCCTGCGATGGATCCTGCTGGCGAACCCGCCCCGGGCGATATGGCACCGGCTGCGGACGCCGTACGCGTCGAAGGCGGCGCCATGCCCAATTCCACCCGCGCCCAGGCTGTCGAGGCGGTCGAAGGCGGGACCTATGCCCAGGACGACGTGCTGAGCGCGGCCGAGGGAACCTTTGGCAAGGGTGCGCAGGGTCTCGCCAAGCTTATCGAGAAGATCTTCGCCGAGCAGGGCAAGCCCAATGCCTATATTGCAGGCCGCGAGGCCGGCGGCGCGGTCATCGTCGGTGTCCGTTATGGTTCGGGCACGCTATTCCACAAGGTAGAGGGGCAGCAGCCGATCTACTGGACCGGGCCTTCGCTCGGCTTCGATCTCGGCGCCAACGGCGCGAAAAGCTTCGTGCTTGTCTATAATCTCTACGACAGCGCCGATATCTTTCAGCGTTTCCCGGCCGTCGAGGGTACCGCCTATGTTATCGGCGGCTTCACCGCGACCTATTTGCGCCGCGGCGACGTCGTACTGATCCCGATCCGCCTCGGCGTCGGCTGGCGGCTCGGCGTCAATGTCGGCTATATGAACTTCACCAAGAAGTCGAAGATGCTGCCCTTCTGA
- the pgeF gene encoding peptidoglycan editing factor PgeF: MSDRPIPIRVAALAGLAHGFLGREGGVSEGIHAGLNVGLGSDDDRGAILENRRRAVEAVAPGHRLVTLHQVHSPDVVTVTEAFPDDARPHADALVTATPGLLLGILTADCVPVLFADREAAVVGAAHAGWKGAITGVTDRTLDAMVALGADRARIVAAIGPCIARSSYEVDEAFVARFTDADPENERFFADGRRLGHAQFDIEAYVAHRLAAAGVGRVIALGEDTYAQPDRFFSFRRATHRGEPGYGRQISLIALP, from the coding sequence ATGAGCGATCGTCCCATTCCCATCCGGGTCGCAGCGCTTGCCGGCCTGGCCCATGGCTTTCTAGGTCGTGAGGGGGGTGTTTCGGAGGGCATCCACGCCGGCCTGAATGTCGGTCTGGGCTCCGACGACGATCGCGGCGCGATTCTCGAGAACCGCCGCCGCGCGGTGGAGGCGGTCGCACCCGGCCATCGCCTGGTCACGCTGCACCAGGTGCATTCACCCGATGTGGTGACGGTGACGGAGGCGTTTCCCGATGATGCCCGCCCCCATGCCGACGCATTGGTGACCGCGACGCCGGGGTTGCTGCTCGGCATATTGACGGCGGATTGCGTGCCGGTGCTGTTCGCAGATCGCGAAGCGGCTGTGGTCGGGGCGGCCCATGCCGGATGGAAAGGGGCCATAACTGGCGTGACCGACCGGACGCTCGATGCGATGGTGGCCCTGGGCGCCGATCGCGCGCGGATCGTTGCCGCGATCGGGCCCTGCATCGCGCGGTCCTCCTATGAGGTCGACGAGGCCTTCGTCGCGCGGTTCACCGATGCCGATCCGGAGAATGAACGCTTCTTTGCCGATGGCCGCCGGCTCGGCCATGCCCAGTTCGATATCGAGGCCTATGTCGCGCATCGCCTGGCGGCGGCGGGGGTGGGGCGGGTGATCGCGCTGGGCGAGGACACCTACGCGCAGCCCGACCGCTTCTTCAGCTTCCGCCGCGCTACCCACCGGGGCGAGCCCGGCTATGGCCGGCAGATTTCCCTGATCGCTCTGCCCTGA
- a CDS encoding acylphosphatase: MTGTEARIARRVRISGKVQGVWFRAWTVEQANDLGLAGWVRNRLDGSVEAVVSGVSTQVEAFIERCHRGSPASRVDRVEVEETPGIVAAGFTQKPTV, encoded by the coding sequence GTGACCGGGACCGAGGCGCGGATCGCCCGCCGGGTCCGGATATCGGGCAAGGTGCAGGGCGTCTGGTTCCGCGCCTGGACGGTCGAGCAAGCGAACGATCTCGGCCTCGCCGGCTGGGTCCGCAACCGGCTCGACGGGTCGGTGGAGGCGGTCGTCAGCGGCGTATCGACGCAGGTCGAAGCCTTCATCGAGCGTTGCCACCGAGGATCTCCGGCGAGCCGCGTCGACCGGGTGGAGGTAGAGGAAACGCCCGGCATCGTCGCCGCAGGCTTCACGCAGAAGCCGACCGTATGA
- the aroC gene encoding chorismate synthase, which produces MSFNSFGRVFRFSTWGESHGPAIGAMVDGCPPGLEISEALIQPWLDKRRPGTSRFTTQRQEPDQVRILSGVFEGRTTGTPISLMIENVDQRSKDYSEVALAYRPGHADYVYDAKYGFRDYRGGGRSSARETASRVAAGAVARLVIPEVRIRAYLTELGGDAIDRAAFDDAAIDENPFFCPDRAAAARWEKIVDEARKAGSSVGAIVECVAEGLPAGWGAPLYAKLDSELASACMSINAVKGVEIGDGFEAARLTGETNADPMRPGPDGQPEFLANHAGGVAGGISTGQPLIVRIALKPTSSILTPVETIGRDGQAADIRTKGRHDPCVGIRAAPVLEAMVALVLADQKLLHRAQVGA; this is translated from the coding sequence ATGTCCTTCAACAGCTTCGGCCGCGTCTTTCGCTTTTCCACCTGGGGCGAAAGCCATGGCCCCGCGATCGGCGCGATGGTCGACGGCTGCCCCCCGGGGCTGGAGATCAGCGAGGCGCTTATCCAGCCCTGGCTCGACAAGCGCCGGCCCGGAACGTCGCGCTTCACCACCCAGCGGCAGGAGCCCGATCAGGTCCGCATTCTGTCCGGTGTTTTCGAGGGCAGGACGACGGGCACGCCGATCAGCCTGATGATCGAAAATGTCGACCAGCGGTCGAAGGACTATTCCGAAGTCGCGCTCGCCTATCGGCCCGGCCATGCCGATTATGTTTATGACGCCAAATATGGCTTTCGCGACTATCGCGGGGGCGGGCGCAGTTCGGCGCGCGAGACGGCCTCGCGCGTGGCGGCGGGGGCCGTGGCGCGGCTCGTCATCCCAGAGGTTCGCATCCGCGCCTATCTGACCGAGCTTGGCGGCGATGCGATCGACCGTGCAGCGTTTGACGATGCCGCAATCGACGAAAATCCCTTCTTCTGCCCCGACAGGGCGGCCGCCGCACGGTGGGAAAAGATCGTCGACGAGGCGCGCAAGGCCGGCTCGTCGGTCGGTGCGATCGTCGAATGTGTCGCCGAGGGGCTGCCTGCAGGCTGGGGCGCGCCGCTCTATGCCAAGCTCGACAGCGAGCTGGCGTCGGCCTGCATGTCGATCAACGCGGTCAAGGGCGTCGAGATCGGCGACGGGTTCGAGGCGGCACGGCTGACCGGAGAGACCAATGCCGATCCGATGCGCCCCGGCCCGGACGGCCAGCCGGAGTTCCTTGCCAATCACGCAGGCGGCGTCGCCGGTGGCATTTCGACCGGGCAGCCGCTGATCGTACGGATCGCTCTGAAGCCGACCTCGTCCATCCTGACCCCGGTCGAGACCATCGGGCGCGACGGGCAGGCCGCCGACATCCGCACCAAGGGGCGCCACGACCCCTGCGTCGGCATCCGCGCCGCGCCGGTGCTGGAGGCGATGGTGGCGCTCGTCCTTGCCGACCAGAAGCTGCTCCACCGCGCCCAGGTCGGCGCGTGA
- the fabI gene encoding enoyl-ACP reductase FabI, protein MAGLMMGKRGLIMGLANDRSLAWGIAKALHAQGAEMAFSYQGEALERRVRPLAEQVGSDFLIECDVSTAEGVDAAFATLAARWPKIDFLVHAIGFSDKNELRGKFVDTSLENFLLTMNISAYSFVAVTRRARPMMAEGGSILTLSYYGAEKVVPHYNVMGVAKAALETSVKYLAMDLGPENIRVNAISAGPIKTLAASGIGDFRYILKWNEYNSPLRRNVTIEDVGGAGVYLLSDLASGVTGEIHHVDAGYNVIGMKAEDAPDIALA, encoded by the coding sequence GTGGCCGGTTTGATGATGGGGAAACGCGGGCTGATCATGGGCCTCGCCAATGATCGCTCGCTGGCTTGGGGCATCGCAAAGGCGCTTCACGCTCAGGGTGCCGAGATGGCCTTCAGCTATCAGGGCGAAGCGCTTGAGCGGCGTGTGCGCCCGCTGGCCGAGCAGGTCGGCTCCGACTTCCTGATCGAGTGCGACGTCTCGACGGCCGAAGGGGTCGACGCGGCCTTTGCAACCCTCGCGGCGCGCTGGCCGAAGATCGACTTCCTCGTCCATGCCATCGGATTCTCGGACAAGAACGAGTTGCGCGGCAAGTTCGTCGACACCAGCCTCGAGAACTTCCTGCTGACGATGAACATCTCCGCCTATAGCTTCGTCGCGGTGACCCGCCGGGCCCGACCGATGATGGCCGAGGGCGGATCGATCCTTACGCTCAGCTATTACGGCGCAGAAAAGGTCGTGCCCCATTACAATGTCATGGGCGTGGCCAAGGCGGCGCTGGAGACCAGCGTCAAATATCTGGCGATGGACCTCGGACCGGAGAATATTCGCGTCAACGCCATTTCTGCGGGGCCGATCAAGACGCTGGCGGCCAGCGGCATCGGCGATTTCCGCTACATCCTGAAGTGGAACGAATATAATTCTCCGCTTCGTCGCAACGTGACGATCGAGGATGTGGGCGGCGCGGGGGTCTATCTCCTGTCCGACCTCGCCTCCGGCGTAACCGGCGAGATCCATCATGTCGATGCCGGCTATAATGTGATCGGCATGAAGGCCGAGGACGCGCCTGACATCGCGCTGGCCTGA
- a CDS encoding YihY/virulence factor BrkB family protein, producing the protein MQDESPEARRQRPLETHLDQLRPGGRIFLVLKRAAIGVYSDGFIHAGNIAYLALLTMFPFFIVMAALAQLVGRTPDVQQAVYGFLATVPPSVRDLVAQPINDVLAANNQGTLLWFGALIGLWTVGSFVETIRDILYRAYGVKPSKSFWHYRAGSILIIVTSVIMAMAAFSAQVVLTGVEQFVVRLLPFAKGITALIGVSRLAPLAMLIGALYALFTVLAPARYRLAACPKWPGALFTGSWWMAVTMLLPIVVSAFGGYGRTYGSLAGVIVTLLFFWLVGLGLVFGAHLNAALAETPETSVKEAAPNE; encoded by the coding sequence ATGCAGGATGAATCCCCCGAAGCCCGCCGCCAACGCCCCCTCGAAACCCATCTCGACCAGCTCCGCCCCGGCGGTCGAATCTTCCTGGTGCTCAAGCGCGCCGCGATCGGCGTCTATTCGGACGGGTTCATCCATGCCGGCAACATCGCTTATCTCGCGCTGTTGACGATGTTTCCCTTCTTCATCGTCATGGCCGCGCTGGCGCAACTCGTCGGTCGGACGCCCGATGTGCAGCAGGCTGTCTATGGCTTTCTCGCAACGGTCCCCCCCTCGGTTCGGGATCTCGTCGCGCAGCCGATCAACGATGTGCTTGCGGCAAACAACCAGGGCACGCTGCTCTGGTTCGGTGCGCTGATCGGTCTGTGGACCGTAGGGAGCTTCGTCGAGACGATCCGCGATATTCTCTATCGCGCTTATGGCGTGAAACCGAGCAAGAGCTTCTGGCATTATCGGGCTGGCAGCATCCTGATCATCGTCACTTCGGTGATCATGGCGATGGCGGCGTTCAGTGCGCAGGTCGTCCTGACCGGCGTCGAGCAGTTCGTCGTAAGGCTGCTGCCTTTCGCCAAGGGAATCACCGCCCTGATCGGCGTGTCCCGTCTGGCACCGCTGGCGATGCTCATCGGCGCCCTCTATGCGCTGTTCACCGTGCTGGCGCCGGCCCGCTATCGGCTGGCGGCTTGCCCGAAATGGCCGGGGGCGCTGTTCACGGGCAGCTGGTGGATGGCGGTGACGATGCTGTTGCCGATCGTCGTGAGCGCTTTCGGTGGCTACGGGCGGACATATGGTAGCCTGGCCGGCGTTATTGTGACCCTGCTTTTCTTCTGGCTGGTGGGGCTCGGCCTCGTCTTTGGCGCCCATCTCAACGCGGCTCTAGCCGAAACCCCGGAAACTTCTGTAAAGGAAGCCGCGCCGAACGAATAA
- a CDS encoding DnaJ C-terminal domain-containing protein, which translates to MADLYSMLGLKRGADEAEIKKAYRKLAKELHPDRNTDNPKAAERFAEVTAAYDLLSDRDKRAQYDRGEIDEQGNPRGPFGFGGRGGGGFNPGAGPGGASFDFGDGADFGDIFEGIFGRSRGAGAGPGAGRRGGFGGFGTQGGGRPLRGADVSYKLSVPFEDAAALKPQRISLPSGKTIDVKLPNGVETGTQMRLAGQGDEGPGGRGDAIVTVEVRPHRFFIRDGDDVRLDLPVALEEAVLGEKVRVPTVDGAVMLAIPKGTASGKTLRLKGKGFHRKDGSRGDQLVTVMIDIPQGDAELEAFVERWSGKGQRNPRAQFE; encoded by the coding sequence ATGGCTGATCTCTATTCGATGCTTGGGCTGAAGCGCGGCGCGGACGAGGCCGAGATCAAGAAGGCCTATCGCAAGCTCGCGAAAGAGCTGCACCCGGACCGTAATACGGACAATCCGAAGGCGGCCGAGCGCTTTGCGGAGGTGACGGCGGCCTATGACCTGCTGTCCGATCGCGACAAGCGTGCGCAATATGATCGAGGGGAAATCGACGAACAGGGTAATCCGCGCGGTCCGTTCGGCTTCGGTGGGCGCGGCGGCGGCGGGTTCAATCCCGGTGCCGGCCCCGGCGGCGCGAGCTTCGACTTCGGCGACGGCGCCGACTTCGGCGACATATTTGAAGGCATATTCGGCCGTTCGCGCGGGGCGGGCGCCGGGCCGGGGGCTGGCCGGCGGGGCGGCTTTGGCGGTTTCGGTACGCAAGGCGGCGGGCGCCCGCTGCGCGGCGCCGATGTGTCCTATAAGCTCAGCGTTCCGTTCGAGGATGCCGCCGCGCTGAAGCCCCAACGGATCAGCCTGCCCAGCGGAAAGACGATCGACGTCAAGCTGCCCAATGGCGTCGAGACCGGGACGCAGATGCGGCTCGCCGGCCAAGGCGACGAGGGCCCGGGTGGCAGGGGCGACGCGATCGTCACGGTCGAAGTGCGTCCGCACCGCTTTTTCATTCGTGATGGCGACGATGTCAGGCTGGACCTGCCGGTCGCGCTGGAAGAGGCGGTTCTGGGAGAAAAGGTGCGCGTGCCCACCGTGGACGGTGCGGTCATGCTGGCCATTCCGAAAGGGACGGCCTCGGGCAAGACGCTGCGCCTGAAAGGCAAGGGCTTCCACCGCAAGGATGGCAGCCGCGGCGATCAGCTGGTCACGGTCATGATCGACATTCCGCAGGGAGACGCGGAACTGGAAGCCTTTGTCGAGCGCTGGAGCGGCAAGGGCCAGCGCAATCCGCGGGCCCAGTTCGAATAG
- a CDS encoding zinc-binding metallopeptidase family protein yields MAPFPCPNCHRPLHFEARICPSCGFTLGYDPDSDGFLFLGDGATTWRDATGQPHAVAVCANNDDHGVCNWLVPAADETPYCRACRHNRTIPDLSIPSVPERWARIEAAKRRLFHTLLKLGLPLETKAEEIGKIQGLAFDFLYDPSAEERGEPQVYTGHDDGLITLNLIEADDAERERARTRMGEPYRTLLGHFRHEVGHHYWSRLVEIDPAELEVCRAVFGDDRIDYAQALADHYAAGGSKIWTDEHVSYYATSHPWEDFAETFAHYLHMVDTLASVRGFDMRMAPLDGPDATPAGEIDFDPYRASTEALGQQMLPWSFALNTINRSMGQPDLYPFHLSPAVTAKIDYVNRLIAKASGRSIA; encoded by the coding sequence ATGGCGCCTTTCCCCTGTCCGAACTGCCACCGCCCCTTGCATTTCGAGGCAAGGATCTGCCCAAGCTGCGGGTTCACGCTCGGCTATGATCCCGATAGCGACGGCTTCCTCTTTCTTGGCGATGGGGCGACGACGTGGCGCGACGCAACGGGCCAACCGCATGCGGTCGCCGTCTGCGCCAATAATGACGATCATGGCGTGTGCAACTGGCTCGTCCCTGCGGCCGACGAAACGCCCTATTGCCGCGCGTGCCGCCACAACCGGACTATTCCCGATCTCAGCATTCCCTCCGTTCCGGAACGCTGGGCGCGGATAGAGGCCGCCAAAAGGCGTCTGTTCCACACCCTGCTCAAGCTCGGCCTTCCGCTGGAAACCAAGGCAGAAGAAATCGGGAAGATACAGGGGCTTGCCTTCGACTTCCTCTATGACCCCTCAGCCGAGGAGAGAGGCGAACCGCAAGTCTATACCGGCCATGACGACGGGCTGATTACCCTCAACCTGATCGAGGCCGACGACGCCGAACGCGAGCGGGCGCGCACGCGGATGGGCGAGCCTTATCGTACCCTGCTCGGCCATTTCCGTCACGAGGTAGGTCATCATTACTGGTCGCGGCTCGTCGAGATCGATCCGGCCGAACTCGAGGTATGCCGCGCGGTCTTCGGCGACGACCGCATCGATTATGCACAGGCGCTTGCCGATCACTATGCCGCGGGCGGATCGAAGATCTGGACCGACGAGCATGTGAGCTATTACGCGACGTCGCATCCCTGGGAGGATTTTGCCGAAACCTTCGCGCATTATCTGCACATGGTCGATACGCTCGCCTCGGTGCGCGGATTCGACATGCGAATGGCACCACTCGACGGCCCCGACGCCACCCCCGCCGGAGAAATCGACTTCGACCCCTATCGGGCATCGACCGAGGCGCTGGGGCAGCAGATGCTTCCCTGGAGCTTTGCGCTCAACACGATCAACCGCAGCATGGGTCAACCCGACCTCTATCCCTTCCATCTGTCGCCCGCGGTCACGGCCAAGATCGATTATGTGAACCGGCTGATCGCCAAGGCGTCCGGCAGATCGATCGCCTGA